The Nicotiana tabacum cultivar K326 chromosome 14, ASM71507v2, whole genome shotgun sequence genome contains a region encoding:
- the LOC107811002 gene encoding acylamino-acid-releasing enzyme, translating into MESAEASPLKRYPLGLDETSEEEYSSQSTLLQDFASIPTIDKAWTFTSTSGSQCMFSISQSNLLANKNRRYILSSHISKGSTNGVSFQWAAFPIEMPSGSIMVPSPSGSKLLVVRNPENDSPTKFEIWSPSQVEKEFHVPLSVHGSVYSDGWFEGISWNNDENFIAYVAEGPTPSKPVFNHLGYKKGNSTDKECGSWKGQGDWEEDWGETYPGKTEPAIFVIDVNSGEVHPVEGTRKLSVGQVVWAPASGSLQQYLVFVGWPSDTRKLGIKYCYNRPCALYAVRAPFSKSEDHQSGTNASEEASPVKLTQRISSAFFPRFSPDGKALVFLSAKSSVDSWVHSATQSLHRIDWSPDVKPSPDADIVDVVPVVMCPEDGCFPGLYCFNLLRKPWLSDGYTMILSSVWGSTEVILSVNVLSGKVSRISPENSNFSWSLLALDGNNIVAVCSSPADVPEIKYGSLVVKSSAEASWSWLDISSPIYRCSEKVISLLSSCQFSIIKIPVRDDSGNLTKGAGNPYEAIFVSSKSKSHNLCDPLIVVLHGGPHFISLSSFSKSLAFLSSIGYSLLIVNYRGSLGFGEEALQSLPGKIGSQDVNDVLAAIDHAVNMGLADPAKIAVLGGSHGGFLTTHLIGQAPDKFAAAATRNPVCSLPLMVGTADIPDWCYAETFGKQGKLMYAEAPSSEHLAVFHSKSPISHISKVKTPILFLLGAKDLRVPICTGLQYARALKEKGTEVKVLVFPEDNHAIDRPQSDFESFLNIGVWFKKHCK; encoded by the exons ATGGAAAGTGCTGAAGCCAGCCCTCTCAAAAGATACCCTCTAGGTTTGGATGAAACCTCAGAGGAAGAATACTCTTCTCAGTCTACTTTGCTCCAAGATTTTGCTAGTATCCCTACCATTGACAAGGCATGGACTTTCACATCTACCAGTG GTTCTCAGTGTATGTTCTCAATCAGCCAGTCAAATCTCCTTGCCAACAAAAACAGGAGATACATATTATCTAGTCATATTTCGAAGGGAAGTACAAATGGTGTAAGCTTTCAATGGGCTGCCTTCCCTATTGAGATGCCTAGCGGGTCGATAATGGTTCCATCACCTTCAGGTTCAAAGCTTCTTGTTGTTAGAAATCCTGAAAATGATTCTCCAACCAAATTCGAGATTTGGAGTCCATCTCAAGTCGAGAAGGAGTTTCATGTCCCGCTCTCTGTCCATGGCTCTGTATATTCGGATGGATG GTTTGAGGGAATTTCTTGGAATAATGATGAAAACTTTATTGCGTACGTCGCTGAGGGGCCGACTCCCTCTAAGCCCGTGTTTAATCATTTAGGGTACAAGAAAGGGAATTCTACAGATAAGGAATGTGGTAGCTGGAAAGGTCAAGGTGATTGGGAAGAGGACTGGGGGGAAACTTACCCTGGAAAAACAGAACCTGCTATTTTTGTTATCGATGTTAACAG TGGAGAAGTACATCCTGTTGAAGGAACAAGGAAACTTAGTGTTGGACAAGTTGTGTGGGCTCCAGCTTCGGGAAGCTTGCAACAATATCTGGTTTTTGTTGGGTGGCCATCAGATACTAGAAAGTTGGGCATTAAGTATTGCTATAATAGGCCGTGTGCGTTGTACGCTGTTAGAGCTCCATTTTCAAAATCAGAAGATCACCAATCTGG AACTAATGCAAGTGAAGAAGCATCTCCTGTTAAGCTGACACAAAGAATAAGTAGTGCATTCTTTCCTCGTTTCAG CCCAGATGGAAAGGCCCTTGTGTTTCTGTCTGCAAAAAGTTCCGTAGACTCTTGGGTACATTCTGCAACTCAATCACTTCATAGAATTGATTGGTCCCCAGATGTGAAGCCAAGTCCAGATGCTGATATTGTTGATGTG GTTCCTGTTGTGATGTGCCCCGAAGATGGCTGTTTCCCCGGCCTTTACTGTTTTAATTTGCTAAGAAAACCTTGGCTTTCTGATGGATAtaccatgattttatcttctgtCTGGGGAAGCACTGAAGTAATACTTTCAGTGAATGTGTTGAG TGGAAAGGTGTCACGCATTAGCCCAGAAAATTCGAACTTTTCTTGGAGCTTGCTTGCGCTAGATGGCAATAACATTGTTGCTG TCTGTAGCAGTCCCGCTGATGTTCCTGAAATCAAGTACGGTAGCCTTGTCGTAAAATCATCTGCGGAGGCCTCATGGAGTTGGCTAGATATTTCAAGTCCCATATATAGATGCTCTGAAAAG GTTATTTCTCTGCTGTCATCCTGCCAATTTAGTATTATTAAAATTCCAGTCAGAGATGACTCCGGGAACCTTACAAAAG GTGCCGGCAACCCATATGAGGCTATCTTCGTATCCTCCAAGTCTAAGAGCCATAATCTGTGTGATCCGCTAATCGTTGTCCTTCATGGGGGTCCTCACTTCATTTCATTATCAAGCTTCTCTAAGTCCTTAGCTTTCCTTTCCTCAATTGGTTATAGCTTGTTGATTGTTAATTATAG AGGCTCCTTGGGATTTGGTGAGGAAGCACTGCAATCTCTTCCAGGGAAAATTGGATCACAG GATGTTAATGATGTGCTAGCTGCTATAGATCATGCTGTTAATATGGGACTCGCAGATCCAGCTAAAATAGCCGTGCTTGGCGGCTCCCATGGTGGATTCTTGACGACACACTTGATCGGCCAG GCGCCAGACAAGTTTGCTGCAGCAGCTACAAGGAATCCTGTTTGCAGCCTTCCTTTGATGGTTGGTACAGCTGATATCCCTGATTGGTGCTATGCGGAGACGTTTGGAAAACAGGGAAAATTGATGTATGCTGAAGCTCCTTCATCTGAACACCTTGCTGTCTTTCACAGCAAATCACCGATATCACACATCTCCAAG GTCAAAACTCCTATACTCTTCCTGTTAGGTGCCAAGGACCTCCGTGTACCAATATGTACAGGATTGCAA TATGCACGTGCATTGAAGGAGAAAGGAACTGAGGTCAAAGTGCTGGTATTTCCCGAGGACAATCACGCAATTGATAG ACCACAGTCTGACTTCGAAAGCTTTCTTAATATTGGAGTGTGGTTTAAGAAGCATTGCAAATAG